Part of the Oncorhynchus masou masou isolate Uvic2021 chromosome 18, UVic_Omas_1.1, whole genome shotgun sequence genome, ggttcaatacattttttttatcaatAACCTGACAAGCTGAGATTGCATGGTCTGCAGCCTATTGCTTTCACCAATCACTTTCAGGTCAGTGGTTAGTTAGTAAAGAAAGATGCACTTTAAAAGTATTCAAACAGACAACAGAAAAAACAGACAAGCACTGTATGTAAAGGTCTTGCACATGTACAGGAGCAGAGTGGTGCATTGAATGGCATAAACCCTGACTGCATACAGTACACTGGTCAGAGAAATACCAGCACCATTGGGGACCTGAAGTCCTGAGTAGTGATATAGGATTGGGGACAGTGATACTGTGGGCAGAGACCCCGTACAGAAACAGCGCCAGGCAGTGAGCTCATTAAGGTCAAAGGCAGTAAGACAACCTCCGACCCTCTAGAATACAAATGACCCAGGATAATCCACATAAGGGAAGAAGCTAGGGTGAAAGTTTTCTACTCCAGCAAAGGGGAAAGTAAAACGCTGACTATTAAAAAAGAAGTGTaagtaaaagtagaagttcatTGGACAAAGGTTAAACGCATTATGACAGCCAGCGAGGATTAAGCGCAATCGGTAAAACAGAAACACATCCTACTTGTTCTCCAACACACGTGCAGTAGAGACCAAAGTACTACTGACGATCGACGCCTCCCATTCCGATGATGGATTAAAACTTAATCCATCCTGTTGGGAGCTAAATAACTTTAAGGAGAAACTAAAGCAGGCATTGTGGTGAAGCAGAGACCACACAACCAACCATGCTCTGGCATTTTAAGATGGAGGTTGTCACATTGTCATAGTACACAGGTCAAACGAGGACATTTACCGACACTatatgaccaacagtatgtggacacctgctcgtcgaacatctcattccaaaatcataggcattaatatagagctggtcccccctttgctgctataacagcctcactcttctgggaaggctttgcactagatgttgaaacattgctgcaggtatttgcttccattcaaccacaagggcattagtgaggacgggcactgatgttgggcgattaggcctggctcgcagtcagcattccaattcatcccaaaggtgtttgatggggttgaggtcaaggctctgtgcaggacagtctagttcttccacaccgatatcAACAAaatatttctgtatggacctcgctttgtgcataggggcattgtcatgctgaaacaggaaagggcctttcccaaactgttgccacaaagttggaagcacagaatcatctagaatgtcattgtatgctgtagcattaagatttccctttactggaactaagggacctagtcctaaccatgaaaaacagccccagaacaatATTcaccctccaccaaactttacagttggcactatgcatttgggcaagtatcgggattcatcactccagagaacgtgctTCAACTGCTCCAGCAGTCCAACGgcggagagctttacaccactccagccgacgcttggcattgtacatagtgatcttaggcttgtgtgcagctgctcggccatggaaacccatttcatgaacctcccgacaaacagttattgtactgacattacttccagaggtagtttggaactcggtagtgagtgttgcaactgaggacagatgatttttacgagctacgcgcttcagcggtcccgttctgtgagtccccggtcaacagcacttacagttgaccgggggcagctctagcagggcagaaatttgacgaactgacttgttggaaaggtggcatcctatgacgctgccacgttgaaagtcactgagctcttcagtaaggccattctactgccactgtttgtctatggagattacatggctgtgtgcttgattttatgcacctgtcagcaatgggtgtggctgaaatagtcgaatacactcatttgaaggggtgtccacatacttttgtatatatagtgtattatattaAATGGTATTGTATTATATCCAGACCCACCATGCTGTTGAGGTCTGAGTCGTAACTCCCACAGGGGTGTGTGATGGTCCCAAGGGCCTCCAGACCCTCCTCGTCCCACATGTAGGTCCCCCCTGAGCCAGAGTCTGAGGGGGACAGGTCCAGAGATGAGCCAAGGGGGTAATctgcacccccagacagggcctgGCTAGTACGCCGAGACAACCCCCCTAAAACagagaggtgaaggaagaggtgTTACTCGCCTGCTACCTAATCACTTAGGGAATATTAGTTCATTTGTTTTTGGTTAGTATTATGGTATGTCATTTAGGGCCTGTGTCTGAGAAACCGGCCCTTAGTCTTTTATGTCAATTATTTTGATGAATGTGAAATCTTACCAGTGAGTCCCATCCTGGCCCAGTCCACACTGTCAGACAGGAAGCTGTGAAGGCCAGTCATGGAGGTTCCACCGTGCCGTCGGTTGACGTCTGCGTTGTCATCATCCAAGTCAGGCTGTGATTGATCGAGCCTTCCGTCCTGGGCCGGGAGCAGCAGAATGCCGTCTCCTCCATTTCCCAGGTTGTCAAAATCGTCCATGTACTCCTCGCTGGTGTCGTTGAGCtccagggaggaggtggaggagagtgacATGTCCTCCAGGCCTTCTCCTAGGGGATGGACACCACTGGGGGCCACAGGCTCCTCTAGCAGGCCCTCTGGGGTACTCCCTGGGCTGTCAGTGATGCTGGTCAGGTCTGGGGTGACAGCGGGCATCTCCACAGAGTTCCTCCTCCCCTCGCTTTTCTTTCTGTTGCCATGGACCTTCTGGGAGGTGGGGGCCAGGACAAGGTAAGGCTGCTTGATGAGAGAGGGTCGTGTAAGCCTGTAGCTGAGGGCCGAAGACttggtggtggaggaggctgAACTAGGTAGTAAGGACTTCTTCAGTGTGATGGGTGGCAAGATGCAGCTAGTTGTTTCCAACCCAGCCCTGCCTGGCACTGGTCTAGGTCCACACTTACTAAGATGTAGGCCTTTTCCTCTCCCCCCACTACTCAGCACAGGGGTTGGTCTGGCCAGGGGAGATGTCTTGACCAGCGGGGCCTTGGCTAGAGGCCTGGGCAGCTTCTTGGCCAGCTCCGAGGACCTGTTGAAGGAGTAGGAGCGGATGATGGGTGGCTCTGTGGAGGAGGGGATCCTCTTGACGTGGGTGAGGCTCTGGGACCGCACCATGTTCTCCTCTGTGGCCGTCTCCAGGCTGTCGCTGGACTGGGACAGGCTGCTGGTCAGGTTGCTGTGGGGAGAACCACGGCTTTGGCCCCGCCTGACTGAACCGGTCCCAGACCGCCCACCACCACCCGCCTGGCCTTTGAGACCCGCTTTGCCATTGCCGAGACTCTGTCCAGACAAGGCCTGTTTGGGGACAGCCCCGCGAGACCCAGTTCTGGAGCGTATAGTCCTGGGGCAGGTGGAAGCACACCCTGTACCTTAACTGTGGCAGGCATGCTAGACGGCTTCTTAATCTCCCGTACCACCATTGGTAAGTGCTGTGGTTGTCGGGGTTGATGCTCAGCTCCAGTTCTGTCCTCCTCCCAtgagtccccccccctctccacagggtatccccctttcccttcttccacttcagagagaaggaggaggacatCCGGATTGTTCCGTTCTGCCTGGTGGTGGCAGTGGGTAACCCTTTGCCCGTGGTGCTGGAGGCAGGGTGGTGGCGGGTCCCATTGGTCAGTGGGGCGGTGGCAGCCACAGCCGTGGGGCGCGAGCCAAACTTGGGCAGCCTGGAGACCATGGTGGGCAAGTTGG contains:
- the LOC135505107 gene encoding LOW QUALITY PROTEIN: serine-rich coiled-coil domain-containing protein 2-like (The sequence of the model RefSeq protein was modified relative to this genomic sequence to represent the inferred CDS: deleted 2 bases in 1 codon), translated to MEDPVPNLPTMVSRLPKFGSRPTAVAATAPLTNGTRHHPASSTTGKGLPTATTRQNGTIRMSSSFSLKWKKGKGDPVERGGDSWEEDRTGAEHQPRQPQHLPMVVREIKKPSSMTIRSRTGSRGAVPKQALSGQSLGNGKAGLKGQAGGGGRSGTGSVRRGQSRGSPHSNLTSSLSQSSDSLETATEENMVRSQSLTHVKRIPSSTEPPIIRSYSFNRSSELAKKLPRPLAKAPLVKTSPLARPTPVLSSGGRGKGLHLSKCGPRPVPGRAGLETTSCILPPITLKKSLLPSSASSTTKSSALSYRLTRPSLIKQPYLVLAPTSQKVHGNRKKSEGRRNSVEMPAVTPDLTSITDSPGSTPEGLLEEPVAPSGVHPLGEGLEDMSLSSTSSLELNDTSEEYMDDFDNLGNGGDGILLLPAQDGRLDQSQPDLDDDNADVNRRHGGTSMTGLHSFLSDSVDWARMGLTGGLSRRTSQALSGGADYPLGSSLDLSPSDSGSGGTYMWDEEGLEALGTITHPCGSYDSDLNSMDILNNLDNLESGCDLDDDDLMLDDDLPAHGSLHSDTDGMSHLTHWRRQLCWNAEDHLDNDNCSDVGFQPYDGYQGTGLSGLHQAVELDELTLKHMAEDCTSVKTQLEHLKLLLQVEVGSEMDNTLGTLSPESREDPIRARQVEELLKEVQELREELRSKDRIIAQLTKHVAVPVEPTRCHCQQHRDVESVTVTYHDKATQTPPWRGHAPQILQPSRPWPNSVQQPQPQERLTSSAHTEAPRDSSNPGCGDPAKMIPAPSLPQSPGSLKTASIPKRPQEGPITNSTQTSMAGFPRVVRGIQFRSSLRPGFTTPQSRLLPPPFRGLPCYSSTNQASASSQGPALPACPRTKAPRQTPGLREPEIGGLKARGLVHPSLFRLPKPKSH